The Danio aesculapii chromosome 8, fDanAes4.1, whole genome shotgun sequence genome window below encodes:
- the fmodb gene encoding fibromodulin gives MRGWILLLILARLVNLSMTQPTNSLTWLSYLRNRAYSHGYGRSHNGNYASLRNEDEPSVLDCPLECDCPPAYPKAMYCNNRKLQHVPFVPSHIKYVYLQNNQITRITNGVFDNAPNLTWIIMHANKLSSDKIGDKVFAKLPNLQRLFLQNNNLSHVPQDLPHSLRDLHLNHNNISVVPLDSFHGMSNLTALYLQANAIEDLGNALKGLLSLTLLDLRGNRLKTIPQSLPPKLSQLYLEYNYISSIPADFLSQRPDLRFVRLSHNQLTNGGIPPNAFNVSTLVELDLSFNKLERIPTISTSLENLYLQANKIKEFSVSSFCRVVDTNNYSNLRVLRLEANEISPRDIPNEAVHCLRLATNIDL, from the exons ATGAGAGGCTGGATTTTACTGCTGATCCTGGCAAGGCTTGTCAATCTTTCCATGACACAGCCAACCAACTCTTTAACCTGGCTAAGTTATCTCCGTAACCGAGCCTACAGTCATGGCTATGGCCGTAGTCACAATGGCAATTACGCTTCTCTAAGAAATGAGGATGAGCCTTCTGTGCTAGACTGCCCTTTGGAATGTGACTGCCCTCCTGCCTACCCCAAAGCAATGTACTGCAACAACCGCAAGCTACAACATGTGCCATTTGTACCATCTCATATTAAATATGtatacttgcaaaataaccaGATCACACGCATCACGAATGGTGTCTTTGATAATGCACCAAATTTAACTTGGATCATCATGCATGCAAATAAACTAAGCTCTGACAAGATTGGTGATAAAGTTTTTGCCAAACTTCCAAACCTTCAGCGCCTTTTTTTACAGAACAACAACTTAAGTCATGTTCCACAGGATTTACCACATTCCCTACGAGATTTACACCTGAATCACAATAATATCTCGGTGGTACCGCTTGATTCTTTCCATGGAATGAGCAACCTGACAGCTCTGTATCTCCAAGCAAATGCCATAGAAGACCTAGGCAATGCACTCAAGGGTTTGCTGTCCTTGACCTTGTTAGACTTGAGAGGGAACCGATTGAAAACGATTCCACAAAGCCTGCCACCAAAGCTGAGCCAACTCTATCTTGAGTACAACTATATATCCAGCATTCCTGCTGACTTTCTGAGCCAACGGCCTGATTTGCGCTTTGTACGGCTGTCTCACAACCAGCTCACCAATGGGGGAATTCCACCCAATGCTTTCAATGTCAGCACACTTGTGGAACTCGATTTGTCCTTCAACAAGTTGGAGAGGATTCCGACTATCAGCACCAGCCTAGAGAATCTGTATCTCCAGGCCAACAAGATCAAAG AATTTTCAGTGAGCAGTTTCTGCAGAGTTGTGGACACAAACAATTATTCTAACCTGCGTGTCCTGCGACTGGAGGCCAATGAAATTAGCCCACGGGATATACCCAATGAAGCTGTTCACTGTCTGCGCCTGGCAACCAACATCGACCTGTAG